Proteins encoded together in one Rhizobium bangladeshense window:
- a CDS encoding ABC transporter ATP-binding protein/permease encodes MTDVKLNPKSVEGTEQDGAEKSRQERASTVEIAPPPDVIEPSPELTPEEAEQARKRYLLRRFWISARRYWGSSGDRLAWPCSIGLLVMICMNVGFQYGINRWNRGIFDAIERHDAATVYYLSAVFVPLVLGSVALVTAQVYVRMMIQRRWRSWLTAAVIARWLANGRYYQLNLIGGDHKNPEARISEDLRIATEAPVDFIAGVISAFLSASTFIVVLWTIGGALTLPVAGSTITIPGFLVVTAVLYAVITSTVIAVIGRHFVRVSEVKNQVEAELRYTLTRVRENGESIALLGGEEEERSDLDKTFSNVLRQWALLARQHMRTTFVSHGSMLIAPVVPLLLCAPKFLAGGMTLGEVMQAASAFAIVQTAFGWLVDNYPRLADWNACARRVASLMMSLDGLERAEQSDTLGRIKHGETEGNAILNLNDLSVSLDDGTAVVKETQVEIAPGERVLVAGESGSGKSTLVRAIAGLWPWGHGSVDFHGDRRLFMLPQRPYIPSGTLRRAVAYPRAADSWTPEEIRAALAKVGLDYLREKIEEDAPWDQILSGGEKQRLAFARLLLHHPDIIVLDEATSALDEKSQDKMMETVINEMPTVTIISVAHRAELEAFHSRKITLERRKGGAKLVSDIDLVQRKGRRNLILRVLDNRR; translated from the coding sequence ATGACCGACGTTAAACTCAACCCGAAATCGGTCGAAGGCACCGAGCAGGACGGTGCCGAGAAGTCGCGCCAGGAGAGGGCTTCGACTGTCGAGATCGCGCCGCCGCCGGATGTCATCGAACCCAGTCCGGAGCTCACGCCTGAGGAGGCCGAGCAGGCACGCAAGCGATATTTGCTGAGGCGTTTCTGGATCAGCGCCCGCCGCTACTGGGGCAGCAGTGGCGACAGGCTTGCATGGCCGTGCTCCATCGGCCTGTTGGTGATGATCTGCATGAATGTCGGCTTTCAATATGGGATCAATCGCTGGAACCGCGGGATCTTCGATGCCATCGAGCGACACGACGCCGCCACCGTCTATTACCTGAGCGCCGTATTCGTGCCGCTGGTGCTCGGAAGCGTCGCCCTTGTCACCGCACAAGTCTATGTCCGTATGATGATTCAGCGCCGCTGGCGGTCCTGGCTAACGGCGGCGGTGATCGCTCGCTGGCTCGCCAACGGCCGCTATTATCAGCTGAACCTGATCGGCGGCGATCACAAAAATCCCGAGGCGCGCATCTCGGAGGATTTGCGGATTGCCACCGAAGCGCCGGTCGATTTCATCGCCGGCGTCATTTCGGCATTTCTGTCGGCCTCGACCTTCATCGTGGTGCTTTGGACGATCGGCGGAGCGCTCACCCTTCCGGTCGCAGGGTCGACTATCACCATTCCCGGCTTTCTCGTCGTCACTGCGGTTCTCTATGCCGTGATCACCTCAACCGTGATCGCCGTCATCGGCCGCCACTTCGTCAGGGTTTCCGAGGTCAAGAACCAGGTGGAAGCTGAGCTCCGTTACACGCTGACCCGTGTGCGGGAAAACGGCGAGAGCATCGCCTTGCTTGGCGGAGAGGAAGAGGAGCGTAGCGACCTCGACAAGACATTTTCCAATGTGCTCAGGCAATGGGCGCTGCTTGCGCGCCAGCACATGCGCACGACCTTCGTCTCGCACGGATCGATGCTGATTGCGCCTGTCGTGCCGCTCCTGCTATGCGCGCCGAAGTTTCTGGCAGGCGGTATGACGCTTGGCGAGGTCATGCAGGCTGCCTCCGCCTTCGCCATCGTTCAGACTGCGTTCGGATGGCTGGTCGACAACTACCCGCGTCTTGCCGACTGGAACGCCTGCGCGCGGCGCGTCGCCTCGCTGATGATGTCGCTCGACGGTCTCGAGCGCGCCGAACAGAGCGACACTCTCGGACGCATCAAGCACGGTGAAACTGAGGGCAATGCGATCCTGAACTTGAATGATCTCTCGGTATCTCTCGATGACGGCACCGCGGTGGTCAAGGAAACCCAGGTCGAGATCGCGCCGGGCGAGCGGGTGCTCGTGGCAGGCGAATCCGGCTCGGGCAAGAGCACGCTGGTGCGTGCCATCGCCGGTCTTTGGCCCTGGGGTCACGGCAGCGTCGATTTCCACGGCGACCGCCGCCTGTTCATGTTGCCGCAGCGGCCCTATATTCCGTCCGGGACGCTTCGCCGCGCCGTGGCCTACCCCCGCGCCGCCGACAGCTGGACGCCCGAGGAAATCAGGGCCGCCCTTGCCAAGGTGGGACTGGATTATCTGAGGGAAAAGATCGAGGAGGACGCGCCATGGGACCAGATTCTCTCGGGCGGCGAAAAGCAGCGGCTCGCCTTTGCGCGGCTGCTATTGCACCATCCCGATATTATCGTGCTCGACGAAGCAACCTCGGCGCTCGATGAGAAGAGCCAGGACAAGATGATGGAGACGGTGATCAATGAAATGCCGACGGTCACCATCATCAGCGTGGCGCATCGCGCCGAGCTGGAAGCCTTCCATAGCCGCAAGATCACCCTCGAGCGGCGCAAGGGCGGCGCCAAGCTCGTCAGCGATATCGATCTTGTCCAGCGCAAGGGAAGACGGAACCTGATCCTGCGCGTTTTGGACAACCGCCGCTAG
- a CDS encoding MDR family MFS transporter: protein MSNAAHRSNRVLVVATIMLATFMVAIEATIVATAMPRIVGQLGGFSYYSWVFSAFLLAQSTTTVIYGKLSDIFGRKPVLIGGILIFLAGSLLCGLAWSMMSLVFFRLLQGLGAGAIQPVTMTIIGDLFKLEERGRVQGAMATIWATSAVVGPLAGGIIVDSFSWAWIFWINLPIGIVSIVAFMVFLKEDIAHKQARIDYLGSVLFSISIVALLIMLTETKASAWILLSLFALFIVSGIFFLAQEKRAPEPIISIALWSRRLIATSNAATLLAGMALIGLSTILPIYVQGVLGRSPVVAGFTLTMLIVGWPLAVILSSRFYRAFGIRRTLRVGSLMFPFGACFLLFLTPESSPVLAGAGSFFMGFGMGLISLTSIVLVQDSVEWSMRGSATASIIFARSLGNTLGATVLGAILNAGISHHASGETAAALHNALNQPTGLAALAADPAIRTIFDAALHWSFWGVVVVAVLTFFTTWLIPVGHRQTREEPAAASEAASH, encoded by the coding sequence ATGTCGAATGCAGCGCATCGCTCGAACCGCGTGCTCGTCGTCGCCACAATCATGCTCGCGACATTCATGGTTGCCATCGAGGCGACGATCGTGGCGACCGCGATGCCTCGCATCGTTGGACAGCTCGGCGGCTTTTCCTATTACAGCTGGGTGTTTTCGGCCTTCCTGCTGGCGCAGTCGACGACCACGGTCATCTACGGCAAGCTTTCCGATATTTTCGGGCGCAAGCCGGTGCTGATCGGCGGCATCCTGATCTTTCTCGCCGGCTCTCTGCTCTGCGGCCTCGCCTGGTCGATGATGTCGCTGGTGTTCTTCCGGCTCTTGCAGGGGCTCGGCGCCGGCGCGATCCAGCCGGTGACGATGACCATTATCGGCGATCTCTTCAAGCTCGAGGAACGCGGCCGCGTGCAGGGCGCGATGGCAACCATCTGGGCGACGTCGGCCGTCGTCGGACCGCTTGCCGGCGGCATTATCGTCGACAGCTTTTCCTGGGCCTGGATCTTCTGGATCAACCTGCCGATCGGCATCGTCTCGATCGTCGCTTTCATGGTCTTCCTGAAGGAGGACATCGCGCACAAGCAGGCAAGGATCGATTACCTCGGATCGGTGCTGTTCTCGATCTCGATCGTCGCACTGCTCATCATGCTGACGGAAACAAAAGCGAGCGCCTGGATCCTGCTGTCGCTTTTCGCCCTCTTCATCGTCTCAGGCATTTTCTTCCTCGCCCAGGAGAAAAGGGCGCCGGAGCCGATCATTTCGATCGCACTCTGGAGCCGCCGGCTGATCGCGACCAGCAATGCGGCCACCCTGCTTGCCGGCATGGCGCTGATCGGACTTTCCACCATCCTGCCGATCTATGTGCAGGGCGTGCTCGGCCGCTCCCCTGTTGTCGCCGGCTTTACGCTCACCATGCTGATCGTCGGCTGGCCTTTGGCGGTGATTCTCTCCAGCCGCTTCTACAGGGCCTTTGGCATCCGCCGCACCTTGCGCGTCGGGAGCCTGATGTTTCCGTTCGGCGCCTGCTTCCTTCTGTTCCTGACGCCCGAAAGCTCGCCTGTTCTGGCCGGCGCCGGCTCCTTCTTCATGGGTTTCGGCATGGGCCTCATCAGCCTGACGAGCATCGTACTGGTGCAGGACAGTGTCGAATGGTCGATGCGCGGCAGCGCCACGGCCTCAATCATCTTTGCCCGCAGCCTCGGCAACACTCTCGGCGCCACCGTGCTCGGCGCCATCCTGAACGCCGGCATCAGCCACCATGCCAGTGGCGAAACGGCTGCCGCCCTGCACAATGCGCTGAACCAGCCGACCGGGCTCGCGGCGCTCGCCGCCGATCCTGCGATCCGAACCATCTTCGACGCCGCCCTGCACTGGAGCTTCTGGGGCGTGGTCGTCGTCGCGGTGCTGACCTTCTTCACCACCTGGCTGATACCCGTCGGTCACCGCCAGACGCGCGAAGAGCCGGCGGCGGCAAGCGAGGCGGCCTCGCACTAG
- a CDS encoding acyltransferase family protein, with the protein MDAMKGGKRIECLDGLRGLAALWVLIGHAHILTGFKVPIIGDPELGVDLFIMLSGFLMVFHYQRRKAREPWESPQTWGIFWTRRFFRIAPLYYVMLVIALIAGSEIYQARMVIDAFNGNPPQAASRYLDDSLGNYLMHLSFLFGLSPAHAFRTALPDWSIGLEMQFYVALPFIMIVLGRLGWLKGMLVTVGLAAAAALVVHRLGFRFPMPSFLPLKMHIFAAGMLLAGALWMPRGRAYLAFAISALLVLIPLGGDVTVLHESVRVGIVVLFFALVHADRFPGSAGHYSRSVNSVLGNTFFRNLGELSFGAYLIHLLIMQPVIAWLIGNTDLSNPARWLATLIVTVPVVYVLSFMGYKFIELPGQTVGKRLTQQRQVAT; encoded by the coding sequence ATGGATGCGATGAAGGGCGGCAAACGCATTGAATGCCTGGATGGTTTGCGTGGTTTGGCAGCGCTATGGGTGCTGATCGGACATGCGCACATCCTGACAGGGTTCAAGGTGCCGATTATCGGAGACCCGGAGCTGGGGGTCGACCTCTTTATCATGCTCTCCGGCTTCCTGATGGTGTTCCATTATCAGAGGCGAAAAGCCAGGGAGCCGTGGGAGAGCCCGCAAACATGGGGGATCTTCTGGACGCGCCGGTTCTTCCGCATCGCACCGCTTTATTACGTCATGCTGGTGATTGCTCTCATCGCCGGATCCGAGATCTATCAGGCAAGGATGGTCATTGACGCTTTCAATGGCAATCCGCCGCAAGCCGCATCTCGCTATCTGGACGACAGCCTGGGCAACTACCTGATGCATCTATCCTTCCTGTTCGGCTTGTCCCCAGCCCACGCCTTCCGCACGGCGCTGCCGGACTGGAGCATCGGCCTCGAAATGCAATTCTATGTGGCCTTGCCTTTCATCATGATCGTTCTCGGGCGTCTGGGTTGGCTCAAGGGCATGCTCGTCACCGTCGGCTTGGCCGCCGCTGCCGCCTTGGTGGTCCATCGCCTCGGCTTCCGCTTCCCGATGCCGTCGTTCCTCCCGCTGAAGATGCACATCTTCGCCGCCGGCATGCTGCTTGCGGGTGCATTGTGGATGCCACGCGGCAGAGCCTACCTGGCTTTTGCTATTTCGGCTCTGCTGGTCCTCATCCCTCTCGGCGGCGACGTGACCGTGCTGCACGAAAGCGTCCGCGTCGGGATCGTTGTGCTGTTCTTTGCCCTGGTGCATGCGGATCGGTTTCCGGGTTCCGCCGGCCATTATTCCCGCTCGGTCAATTCGGTTCTCGGCAACACATTCTTCCGAAATCTCGGGGAACTTTCGTTCGGAGCCTATTTGATTCACCTGCTCATCATGCAGCCGGTCATCGCCTGGCTGATCGGCAATACCGACCTCAGCAATCCTGCTCGCTGGCTGGCGACGCTCATCGTGACGGTCCCTGTCGTCTATGTCCTGTCCTTCATGGGCTACAAGTTCATCGAGCTGCCTGGCCAAACCGTCGGCAAGCGCCTGACACAACAGAGGCAGGTCGCGACCTAA
- a CDS encoding HNH endonuclease, with amino-acid sequence MKGSIKAAALLQRELGDWWQDDRRHWCAYCGIPMRQKFGLGRPIPDTRATRDHLVPKAHGSGGLTIPACHGCNRSKGALSLAEFLCSQHFAEVRRRKHRNKWPIHDLLLASALASLQQAEKLLNPPVANETANYSRLPVDRVKRSRSKNLIKQPKTMVSSLRIPGQYEERRSR; translated from the coding sequence ATGAAGGGATCAATCAAGGCGGCCGCTTTACTACAAAGAGAACTCGGGGATTGGTGGCAGGATGATCGTCGCCACTGGTGCGCCTATTGCGGCATTCCCATGCGGCAGAAGTTCGGGTTAGGTCGCCCCATTCCCGACACTAGGGCGACGCGTGATCATCTTGTGCCGAAGGCGCACGGAAGCGGCGGCCTCACGATTCCAGCCTGCCATGGGTGCAACCGCTCCAAAGGTGCTTTGTCGCTCGCAGAGTTTCTGTGCAGCCAGCACTTCGCCGAAGTGAGGCGGCGAAAACACCGCAATAAATGGCCTATCCATGACCTGTTGTTGGCGTCTGCTCTGGCGTCTCTCCAGCAGGCCGAAAAGCTGCTGAACCCGCCTGTGGCCAACGAAACAGCAAACTACAGTCGGTTGCCGGTCGACCGGGTGAAGCGGTCCCGCTCGAAAAACCTCATCAAGCAACCGAAGACAATGGTCAGTAGCCTACGCATTCCGGGGCAGTACGAAGAACGCCGGTCAAGATAG
- a CDS encoding NAD(P)H-dependent flavin oxidoreductase yields the protein MALPPILKDKLRLPVIGSPLFIISHPALTLAQCKAGVVGAFPALNARPESQLDEWLAEITEELARHDAAHPEKPAAPFAVNQIVHMSNKRLEHDLSLCVKYKVPIVISSLGAVPEVNAAVHSYGGIVLHDIINNRHAHSAIRKGADGLIAVASGAGGHAGTLSPFALVQEIREWFDGPLLLAGAIATGGAILAAEAMGADMAYIGSPFIATEEARAAPAYKQAIVDGAANDIVYSNYFTGVHGNYLKPSIVAAGMDPDNLPVADPSKMDFEQATGGAKAWKDIWGSGQGIGAVKAVEPVANLVDRLEAEYRAARARLAL from the coding sequence ATGGCCCTGCCCCCGATCCTCAAGGACAAACTCAGACTGCCGGTGATCGGCTCGCCGCTCTTCATCATCTCGCATCCCGCGCTGACCTTGGCGCAATGCAAGGCTGGCGTCGTCGGCGCCTTTCCGGCGCTGAACGCCCGGCCCGAAAGCCAGCTCGACGAATGGCTGGCCGAGATCACCGAGGAGCTTGCCCGTCACGACGCCGCCCATCCGGAAAAGCCGGCCGCACCCTTCGCCGTCAACCAGATCGTCCACATGTCGAACAAGCGGCTGGAGCATGACCTGTCGCTCTGCGTCAAATACAAGGTGCCGATCGTCATCTCCTCGCTCGGCGCTGTGCCGGAGGTCAATGCCGCTGTGCATTCCTATGGCGGCATCGTGCTCCACGACATTATCAACAACCGCCACGCCCATTCGGCGATCCGCAAGGGTGCGGACGGGCTGATTGCGGTGGCATCGGGTGCCGGCGGCCATGCCGGCACGCTGTCGCCTTTCGCGCTCGTCCAGGAAATCCGCGAATGGTTCGACGGGCCGCTGCTGCTTGCCGGCGCGATCGCGACCGGGGGCGCCATTCTGGCCGCAGAAGCGATGGGCGCCGACATGGCCTATATCGGCTCGCCCTTCATCGCGACAGAAGAGGCGCGCGCTGCGCCCGCCTACAAGCAGGCGATCGTCGACGGGGCAGCCAACGACATCGTCTACTCCAACTATTTCACCGGCGTGCACGGCAACTATCTCAAGCCTTCCATCGTTGCCGCCGGCATGGACCCCGACAACCTGCCCGTCGCCGACCCTTCCAAGATGGATTTCGAGCAGGCCACCGGCGGCGCCAAGGCCTGGAAGGACATATGGGGCAGCGGCCAGGGCATCGGCGCCGTCAAGGCGGTGGAGCCGGTGGCAAATCTCGTCGACCGGCTGGAGGCCGAATATAGGGCCGCCCGCGCCAGGCTGGCGCTCTGA
- a CDS encoding regulator encodes MSGLETAIRTALENADRDNPEVRARIYQSARQALEAGLRKQDITDADAVAHHRHRLESTIHAIESEERDRLHPRQRPPEVPVPPVVEMPAPPVHRGDVADIDSLIDSPVAAGETRAPEVIMSRSDESSLDDVHASNADHLAAAPAGDERLQRGQRAADMDFRPERAAGRRKPRKFFSRLLVWCVLLAFIGIGAWWAYTSGLLLTAAERDTSVANPPASTQPEDFTGNDDSGGNAATNTEQPVTIDPQNSFSADWIPVFKPDEADKIKSGPRARTESITENDGPALRLISESGAADGNISVSVPASVLQQLAGKSSTIALTLQSTTDEPTQVTVECNFQSLGNCARHRFSVTREKSDALLQVKFDRSLAPNSPGTLTINSDLDGKSRGINLFAIRILPGQ; translated from the coding sequence GTGAGCGGATTAGAAACGGCCATAAGAACAGCGCTCGAAAATGCCGATCGCGACAATCCGGAGGTTCGAGCGAGGATCTACCAGTCGGCCCGCCAGGCGCTGGAAGCCGGCCTGCGCAAGCAGGATATCACTGATGCCGATGCTGTCGCCCATCACCGCCATCGCCTGGAAAGCACCATCCACGCCATCGAAAGCGAAGAGCGCGACCGTCTTCACCCTCGCCAGAGGCCGCCTGAAGTGCCGGTGCCGCCGGTCGTCGAAATGCCGGCGCCGCCGGTTCATCGGGGGGACGTGGCCGATATCGACAGCCTGATCGATAGCCCGGTGGCGGCAGGCGAGACCCGCGCCCCCGAGGTGATCATGAGCCGCAGCGACGAGTCGAGCCTCGACGACGTGCATGCGAGCAATGCCGATCATCTCGCAGCCGCCCCGGCCGGCGATGAGCGGCTTCAGCGCGGCCAGCGCGCAGCCGATATGGATTTTCGTCCGGAGCGGGCGGCAGGCCGTCGCAAGCCCCGCAAGTTCTTTTCGAGGCTTCTCGTCTGGTGCGTCCTGCTGGCCTTCATCGGCATCGGCGCCTGGTGGGCCTATACGTCGGGCCTGCTGCTCACGGCGGCCGAGCGCGACACCAGCGTCGCCAATCCGCCGGCCAGCACCCAGCCGGAGGACTTCACCGGCAACGACGACAGCGGCGGAAATGCGGCCACCAACACCGAGCAGCCGGTGACCATCGATCCTCAAAACAGTTTTTCGGCCGATTGGATTCCGGTGTTCAAGCCCGACGAGGCCGACAAGATCAAATCCGGCCCGCGGGCGCGCACCGAAAGCATCACCGAGAACGATGGCCCCGCCCTGCGCCTGATTTCCGAAAGCGGTGCGGCTGACGGCAATATTTCGGTCAGCGTACCGGCCTCCGTGCTGCAGCAGCTTGCCGGCAAATCCTCGACCATCGCACTGACGCTGCAATCGACCACCGATGAGCCGACGCAGGTTACGGTCGAGTGCAATTTCCAGTCGCTCGGCAACTGCGCCCGCCATCGCTTCAGTGTTACCCGCGAAAAGTCGGATGCGCTGCTGCAGGTGAAGTTCGACCGTTCGCTCGCGCCGAATTCGCCCGGTACCTTGACGATCAACAGCGATCTGGACGGCAAGTCGCGCGGCATCAACCTCTTCGCCATTCGCATCCTGCCAGGGCAGTGA